CAAGCTCTACTGCTTTTTCAACGTAACGGAATGCCGCGTCTCCTGCTTTTTCACTAACTTGACCGAATGGCAAATCTTTCGGAAGTAACTTCAGATCAATGACTTCAATCGTGCCTGGTTCAAATACACATTCTGATGGATCTTGAACAGGAACAACATTAAGTTCTGTTTTTGTTATGTCTACAGCACGTTCCATTAACTCGTAATCACCAATGACAAGCGGGCGACCTAATTGAAATAGTTCTCCTGATGCAAAGGCTTTTGAAATAATTTCGGGCCCAACTCCTGCTGCGTCTCCCATAGTAATGCCAATGATTGGATTCTTCACTTTGTAGTTCCCTCCATAAAAAATTGATAAATGTTGCTGAATGTAAATTCGGTTCCAAATGCTCCAGCCTTTGTGATAGCGTAGGTGCCAGCAAGCGATCCGGTAAATATTGAAATTGGAATTCCCGTTTCAAATTCATCAATTAAATCAAGCTGACTCACCGAAACTCGTTTGCATAGCGCTTTGGCTGTATCTCCACCCGTCATCACAATCGCTTGGAATGAGTGAGACAAGGTGAGATTTTCCCCAACTGCTGCGAGAAGTGAAACAATGCGTTGGCTGATAATTGATAAAGCAATCTTCTGTTCTTCAGCATAAGCATAAACGGCATCAATTTCATGTCGCTCTGTTCCAGAGAAAATAACAGGAATCTTTTGTTCTTCAAGTATTGAATGTGCCTCTTTACTAACACGCTCAAATTCACTTGCTCTTACAAATTCATCCTCATTCACTGCTTTTAGAGCGTCAATTTTTATCCCAACAGCACTTTCTTGTTTCAGCAATTGCTGAACCTGTTTGCGGCTGATATCACTCATACTTCCAACTAAATATAAAATCGGCAGAGTAGGATCTTTTCTTTCTACCTGTCTTTTCACACCACTGCTTTTTATTTCTAAAGCAGAGGAAAGTCCTGCTGAACCGGCGAGAAGAATATGATCTTGTGAAGTTTGTGCAAACTCAGCAATTGCTTTTAGTGTATGAGAGCTTGTCGCATCACAAATGAAAACACAGCCCTTTTCCGTTTGTTGTTGTCTTAGCCAAGTTGTGATCTTCTCATGAGCTTTGGTCCACAGCTCTTCTGGAACCTCTAAAAGCTGCCCCTTAAACTGCCTTCCAACATGATCTGCTATACGCGAGTCTTTAACCGGATCTGCTTCATTTAACGCAAATTCCGTTTCCCCAATTGCGGTGCCGTCTACATATAAAATTCCTTTATCAACTGTACGCTTACTTTCAGGAAAACTTGGTGTTAGCAAAACATAATCAGGCTTGTCCGCTTGGATCATTGCATAAAGCTCTGCACCAACATTTCCCCTTAAAGTAGAATCCACTTTTTTAAATAGAATCTCTGGTTGATACGTTGCCAATACATCCATAGATGATTTGATTGCTTCCTTGGCATCATCTTGACTCATAGCGCGGCTGTCTGTATCAATGACTACAGCCTCAAGCGGTTCATTTGTCTCTTGCTCATTATTAAGCCAGACAGCGGTTTTCAGCCCGCTTTTTGCAAGCTGCACACCACTGTCATTAGCTCCTGTAATATCGTCCGCTATGATAGCGACCTTCATCAAACTCACTCCTCTGAAGTTACCAGGTCTTGCTTGCCATTCTTTTTCTCTAATCGTTTTGCTAAGTACCCAACGAATATAGGAAGCAGGATGGCGGTTGTTACGACACTTGCTGCCACTTGAACGGTTGCAAGTTCTACGTTATAAGCAAAAGCTGTACTTGCTGTTGCGATTGCAGCTTGGTGTTGCCACTGCATTACCTGCTGTCGAGCCTTCCGCTGCACCAACAAGTGGATTCCATTTAAATAATTTAAAAATAAAGTACCCACTAAAACCAGTTACCAATACTACAAGTACACCTAATACAACCCCAGGAATTCCACCTTCAACGATTGCTGAGAAGCTAATGTTCATACCCAATGCAAATGCGAAAAACGGAATAAGCATATCTGAACCTTTCCCTAAAAAGCTACGCATATCTTCATCTATATTTCCAAGAATAAATCCGATAACAATTGGAAGAAGAACACCGATAAATGCTGTAATCGAGAAGAATCCGCCTTGCAATCCCACAGCGCCTAATACAGACAGCGTTAACATTGTAAATAAAGGACCATCGTTCATTGCTAGTACTGAATAAGCTGCTTTATCTTCACTTTTACCGTATTGTCCAGCTAATGCGACATACAATCCACCGTTAGAGTTGGTCATTGCCGCAATAACTGCGATTGGAGCAAGTCCAAGAAATAAACCTTCTGCGCCTCCGGCAAGAAGGAAGATAATAGCTCCAATGATTCCACCAAAAACCCATTTCACTCCTAGAAGTGTGAATCCTTTACCGAATGCTACACCAAAACTTTTTACGTTAATTTGTGACCCTGCGCATAATAGAAATAGTGCAATTAATGTCGAGGCACCGTTTACAAAAAGCGCTTCCGTAAAGTTACCAATTCTTAAAGCCTGAGGCATTATTGTATTAATAAGTGCTCCTAACAATAATGGAACAACCATCATTCCGCCTGGAATCTTTTCAATTGATTGCTTTAGTCTCATTATCTTACCAACCCTCTGTTTTATTTTGCAATACTTTTGTTTTTAAAAACGTTTGTGCACACGTTTACACTACTAAATATACTGTTTTAAAATAAAAATACAATAAAAAACTAAAATAAGTTGCTAAATGCAACACTATTTTAGTTTCCTCCAGACAGTGGTTCGATTTATATTTAGGCGTTTAGCTGTTTTAGATTGATTAAAGCCCTCATCCTCAAGGACCTTTTGAATGATTTCACTTTCCATCTCATCAAGCGATTTTGTTAGATCAAGGTGAATAAATCCTTCTTTCTCTTGTTCAGCACGATCAACCTGTAGCAAAATATGAGGTGAATCAGCTCGTTCAATTTCACGGAAAATCAAATCTCTAAATGAAACAAGAGAATGACGATGTGAAAGTTCTTGAATTTCAGACGAGGTATTCTTTATCCCAATCACTTGTTTGCCATATCGACTATTAGCACGTGAGATAAAAGCTCGAATAAAGCTCAAATCATGCTGTAACCTCTTAGACAACGTCGGTAGTTCAAAAACTCTTCCTTCAAAAACGCGAAGTTCGATCTGCGATTCACAGAAAAAGACAACTGGATTTGCATACTGGTTTGCCGCCTCTACAATTTCTAGCTGTTTTGAAGGTAGCAGTTGATCAAGATGTAAAAGAAATAATGGCATCTGCGTACTAAATAATAGGTCTATATCGACTTCTTTATTTAAATCGCATTCAATGGCCCATTGGTTAGCTAGGATCGCTTCGGTTATACATCGCTCTCCAGAACCTTCTACTGAAGTAATTAAAATCGGACCTTCCTTTTCAACAACTTCGTTAAAATGATTTTCCAGGACAATATCTGTACCTAAAACAAGTGGCAGAGATAGACCATCTGTTTGAAACCATCTACAGAAACTAGGGATGACTTTTTCCATTGAGCGAATATAAACAATTGAATGATTCAACTTCTCTTTTAACGGTTGTACATATATTTGATACGGCTTCCCATTGCTATATAAGATGTGTCTAAGTTCTTGATTGTATTCATATTCATTTAACTCAAATAACGCCTGTAACATCATACCTAGATTTTCTTTTTTCTCAAGCTTTTTTAACGTATCACTTTTAAATCGAATTTCCTTTTCTTCAACAATGAAATAAGGCTCCTCTATCTCCTTGGCTAGTACTTTGTAGAGTTGATTTTCTTCATCATAAAAATGGTGTACCTGACGAATTGTCTCAGCCTGTTCAAATGCCTGCTTCACTGATTCCTCACCTGAAGTAATCAGAATGCCTTCCACACCGTACCGTTGGGCAATCTGATTTGTTACGGTGTCACCAATTATGACCCGACGACCCGACTCTTTCGCACGAATGACAGCTTTTTCAACTTCATTTTCTGATTCTATAGATGTGATCGGAACCTCAATTCCCAACAATTGAGAAATTTCATAAAAATCACTCGATATATTCTCAAACGCAATAATTTCCGCCCCATCCTTTTCATCCTGAATCAGCAAAAGCGTTCTCAGAATGTCATACCCCGATATCGGAATCTCCACTACCTGTTTACTTGTGTGAGCCTTGATAATTTTAGCTGTACCACCACGACTAATATATAAATCCGTTTTATCATCAACCTTCTCAATAATTGGAATAGCCTCTTGTAAATCAGCAAGATACAATTCGTATTTCATCTGTTTTTGCTGCTGAATCACTCGTTTAACTGTTTTTTGAAGTCCCTCATAAGGGGCAATAACCGTTATATGCATGGCTTTCATTTTCATCAGCTCCCACTTCCGCTACTTCCACTAGTATAACGAATCACAAAGTGAATAACGAGAATAGAGTCATTTTTCGAGGAATGTTACGTTTAGCAAGATCAGGCGTGGTTTAGTAAGGGCAAGTAGGTTTTAGCAAGAGGTTTTGATTTTTTAATAAGAGCTGTCTCCTTTCTACAAGAGGTTTTGCTTCCTTAATAAGATCCACCTCCATTTAGTAAGAGTCTTCCGTTCTTTAGCAAGATCCACTTGCTCATACCAAGAGATATCCCTTCTTCACCCAGACACTCCGCCTCACACCAAGAGCTTCACCTCCTAGACCAAGATCCTCATCCTCATACCAAGAGCTTTACCTCCTTCACCAAGATCCTCCTCCTCACACCAAGAGCCCCCCCTTCACCAAGATCCTCCTCCTTCAATCAAGAGCTTTCCCGTTTCACGAAGAACATTCCCACCTTACCAAGACTCTCCAATCCGTATCACACTAAAAAAAAGACGAACCGGACAATGAATTGTCCATTCCGCCTACGTTTCAGTCTATTGGATTTTGTTACTTTCGTTTGGCTTTTTATCCTTGCAAATCTTGTTCCAATCGATCTACATACTGTTTTGCTTCAGCTAATGGCAATGAATGAGCCATGCGCAATTCCTTGATGGCCTTTATCTTATTGCCTTCTTTAAGATGCTGACGCAGTCGAGTATTTAAATCAGAGTCCTGTGACACATTTTCTTGGATTTGCACAGCATCTGCCGCCGATTTTTGCGCTAATCTAGAACGCAAGCTTATAACATTTAATAAAAGCAACATCACAACAACTGCTAGGATAATAATAACTGTCGTCTCCACGATCCTAACCACCTTTCAACTCTTCCTCTTCATTCTATCATGTTGGTTCAAGCTCTTTTAATAATTGTTGAGTTAGCTGTTGAAACGTCTCGACAATTGGCTTTTCAAAACGGAGGGGCTTCACCACACTCCAAAAAGGGCGAGTAATGCTCAGGTTGGCAAACGGCACGTGGACGAGTAAGCCATTTTGGATTTCTTGTTGCACAGCATAATGAGATAAAAAACCGTAACCCAAGCCTGACTGAACAGCACTTTTTACAGCTTGTGTTGTGTTTAGTTGAAGATGCGGTTCGAGTTTTAGTCCCGCCTGCTTAACCATCAGATGTTTTTCAACAATGATTCGAGTGGATGATTTCGGTTCGCGTGCAATGTACCGTTCCTCTCGCAGTTCCTGAGGCAGGATGTGGGTTCGTTTTGACCAAGGATGTGTGGGATTCACCACCAGAATAACTTTATCCTCAATCATCGCTTGTTTCCGTAGTGAATCTGTATGTATTTCTCCTTCTACAAAAGCTAGATCAATTTGTTGATCCTCTAGCATTTTTAAAATGGTTCGTGTATTTTGGATTGTGACCTGCACGTCAGAATCGTCATGTATTTGATTAAAAGCCGCAACCACAGTAGGCATCATATATTCCCCTAAAGTGAAAGAAGCACCCACTTTCAAATCACGTTTTGTCTTGTGATCTGTGAATGCAACGGACTCAAGAGAGTTTTGATAATCCTGGATAATTGCTTTTGCATGTGGATAGAGCACACGCCCCGCCTCAGTAGGAGTTACCTTGCCACTTCCACGATGAAGAAGCATGGCTCCATAATGTTCCTCAAGATAGTGCATATATTTTGTCACAGAAGGCTGAGAGATGTACGCACTCCGTCCTGCTGCGCTGATACTTCCTTCCTCCACAATTAAACAAAAAAGCTCTAGCCACCTTAAATTCATCTGAAATTTTGCCTCCTACTAAACCACTAATGAAATGCCTATACCAATAACAAGAATCGCCAACAAACGTGTCAGGTAAACAGCTTTTAAACGAGAAGATACATACACACCTATTTGCGAGCCGATTAGTACTCCAATTCCACTCCAAAACGCAATATACCAGTCGATTTGACCTTGCACATACGAAGGGACCGTCCCCACAAATGAGTAGATCACAAGCGCAAAAATCGAAGTTCCAGCCGCTTGATGAAAGGGCAGTTTCCATGCAAACACTAAAATCGGAACTAACAAAAATCCACCACCTACCCCAAAAAAGGAAGACAGCATGCCAATCATACACCCAATCAGCGGGAGTAAATGAATGGACGCAGATTGAATATTACCCGAAGCAACCTCTTCCTTAGGTGGACTCTTTATCATCAGAAAAACGCCTAAACCAATCATCAACAAAGCAAATGCTGTGTAAAACAGTTGTGCTTCTATGCCCACAAGTAACCATCTGCCAAGTAACGTACCAGGAACCGCACCCACCGAAACCAAAAGCCCCATTTTAAAAAGAACTTGACGCTTTTTTACATAAGCATACAAACCCGAAAGACTACTGATCAGCACAATAAAAAGCCCAGTCCCAGCAGCCACCTCGGGCGACAAACCATATATCAATAACAGCAGCGGAACAAGAATAAATCCTCCGCCAGCCCCAATCATCATGCCATACGCACTCGATGCAAAACCTATTAATAAAAGAATAAGATACATATCACAACAGTCCTTCATATCTGATTCTCTTATCATACAAAGAGATACAGTTCAAAAACGGACATGTCGAACATTAATATACCCTATATCAATTTGGCATGGACTTCTGATTTATGGCGCTTCTTTTGGATGATCCCTATCAATCTTTTCATCTATAGATTGAATATCACCAAGAACATCATCACCAAACAGACTCTTAACCTTAGTGCGCGCCCTATCCTTCGTTGCATCATCAATATAAGCAGCCACTAAAAGTAACGCACCCGTCAACGCAACCATATCATCCGTGTAGCCAATGATCGGAGTAATATCAGGAATAAAATCAAAAGGCATCACAAAATAACCAAGAGCCCCCAAAATCGTTGACCTAGCCTTTAACGGAAGATCTGGTTTTCTAAACGTATAATAAAGCAAAAACACCGCATAAACACCCGCTGCTCCAACCTTCTTGCCATATTTTTTTATTTTAAACCAAAATGACTTTTCATTAAACTCATCTTGATAAACTGAGAGTTTGCTCGGATCCGGTAATTCATTATGTTTCACCATGCGTATACACCTCCACTATTACTATACCCGAGTGTCTGGGGGTTAAGCTTTTAAAATTATCGTTTATGAAGAGGATAAGAAAGGGTGTAAAAGGAGTGTTTATTGCTATGAGTTCTCGGGATCGATAACTGACTGAGTAGACGGTAAGCTGTTTTAGAGGATGAAATCTGAAGAAAATCGCGGAATTGCCGATTGGTGATAGTGGGTTGAACTAATAGAAGAAAATCTTCAAGAGCTTGTATATGCGCATCCTTCGAGATGTTGTGACACATTTCACATTGCCAGCCGCCCTGAATTATTCCTCTTCTCATTTGGAGCGATTCACACTTTGGACACTGCACACCCGTTTGAATGTCCGAGGATGACATTTTATAAGACGGTACTATCGAGGAACAATCTTTTTGATGAGAGAGAACTAACATCTTGGATAAATTCTGTATTTGCTTTTGATCTAGTTTTATAGAAGAAGGACGTTGCTGCTGCTCACCAAGCAAATGAGGAATATCTTCAGCATGAGTGACACGCGGAGAATCAGAGTGAATCTTTGTCAGAGGGTTCGTAAATGCAACAAACTCATATATCGGCAGTAACGGCCACCCATTAAAAAGTAACCAATCCATCAACTGAAGTCTCTGCCTTTTAACTTGCAAATGGGGATTGGATATGACTTGTTCTTTCTCCTGAATTTGTCTAACCACCTGCCTTGGCGACTTTTGAAATTGAATATTTCCCGAGGTGTTTTTAGCCTCAATGATCCCGATAAAAGATGAATGTAACACAACAGTATCCATTTGAAAAAAGTGCCCGCTCTCAGCCTGAAGTCTCAAATCATGGATAAAATAAAAATCTCTTTCCTCGAGAAATGAGAGATAGTAATCAAGATTCCGCTCACCCCGGTATCCAGCCTCTCTTAATGATAAATCCTCATTTATTTTCGACTGAGCTGGATGTCCATCCTTCAACCTTCTTGCTAACGCACGCAACTGTAATAATATATATGGTACACTTCGCTTTTTAACAATAACCAGACTATCTCACCTCCATTTTGAACTAATAGTATTACTATGGATTCGCCTCACAAAAAGTATATCCTGCTTTTATTTTGGAAAGGACAGAGTTAAATTCCCAATACAGTAGCATTTTTGGATCATTAGCTTCGTTACTGACCTGTTAGATCTTGCTTTTGGCTCGTTACACCTGCTCCTGGCCTGTTAGACTCTCTCTTTGGCTCGTTACACCTGCTCCTGGCCTGTTAGACTCTCTCTTTGGCTCGTTACACCTGCTCCTGGCCTGTTAGACTCTCTCTTTGGCTTGTTACACCTGCTCCTGGCCTGTTAGACTCTCTCTTTGGCTTGTTACACCCACTTCCGGCCTGTTAGACTACCTCTTTGGCTCGTTACACCTACTCCTGGCCTGTTAGACTCTCTCTTTGGCTTGTTACACTGTTAGACTCTCTTTTTGGCTTGTTACACCTACTCGTGGCCTGTTAGACTACCTCTTTGGCCCATTACAACTGCTCCTGGCCTGTTACTTTCTCTCTTTGGCCCATTACCTCTGCTCCTGGCCCGTTAGTTCCTTTCTTTGGCTCGTTACCTCTGCTCCTGCCCCGTTAAATCCTCTCTTTGGCTCATCAGATCTCCTCTTGGCCTATTACTCTCTCTTTCTGGCTCATTAGATCTTATCTTGGCCTGTTAGTTCCTCTCTTTCTGGCTCATTACACCTGCTGGCCTGTTAGTTCCTTTCTTCCCCCAGCAAGTCGTGCATGCTCCCTTTCACATATTTCCTACTCACATCAAAAAAAAAAAAAAAAAAAAACTGTCAACCAAATCTCAGGGAATTGGTTGACAGACACTAATTACTATTCATTTAGACTTGCGATAAATCGTTTAAATGCTTTTACACCTGCTTCGTTTTGTTTAAAGACGCCGCAGTGGCTTAGTGCTTCTGAGAAGATGTGTCCTACTTCTTTTTGTAAGAGCGGTACGACCTCTTCTGTTGTGATGGATGGATGTTTGGCGATTAGTTCTTTCACCCATGAAACATGTTTACTGAGTTCTGGGTTCTTCAATAGCTTCTGTTCAGGATTGTCTGAAGCGATCACTTCTGCCAGCAGCAAGAGTTCCTTTTTCAAACGACCTGGTAAGATAGCTAGACCCATAACTTCTATTAAACCGATGTTTTCTTTTTTGATTGGGTGCACTTCGGCATGTGGGTGAAACAAGCCGAGTGGGTGTTCTACGGTTGTTCGGTTGTTCCGTAAAACAAGATCAAGCTCAAACTCTTGCCCGCGTCGGCGTGCAATGGGAGTGATTGTATTATGCGGCTCACCATCTGTCGATTGATCAATCTCTGCCTCAAGGTCTGTATAATTACGCCACTGTTCTAAAATATACGCCCCAAGCTGCTTCAAGCCGGTTGCGATCCTTTGCACGTAAGCGAATGACAGAGAGTGGCCATTTTAACAGACTCGCTTCAATTTCAGGGTAATATGGCAATTCAAAGGCTGTGAGCTGTTCGGCTCGTGCCATTGGAAATTCATATTGCCCTGCCTGATAATGATCATGCGAAAGAATTGACCCTCCGACAATTGGCAAATCCGCATTGGAGCCAATAAAATAATGTGGAAACCTCTCCACAAATTCAAGTAGCCGGCTAAAGGTCTGTTGGCTAATACGCATCGGCCGTTTTATCGCGGATAGTACTATGGCATGCTGGTGGTAATACACATATGGCGAGAACTGAATCAACCATGGCTCCTCACCTAGTTGAACTGGGACCTGACGAAGATTCTGTCTTGCCGGGTGATTGATTCGACCTGCATAACCTACATTGCCTTTATCTAGAAGCCCATCGGGATAAGAGCTTGCAGTAAGAGTGCGTCCTTTTGCAATATCCTTGGGGTCTAGCTCAGGTTTAGATAGATTTATGGTTACCTCTAGTTCTCCGTAAGATTGCGTAGATGTCCACGATTCGTTTAAAGCGACTCGGTCCATCCTTATATAGTTTGTGTCCTTTGCAAGTTCATAAAAAGCAGCCGTTGCTTCTTCTGGACCATTTGATTTGTAGGTTTTATAAAACGTTTCAGTGACCGCACTTGGCCATGGAGTGAGACAGCCCATGAGCTTGGTATCCCATAAATCACGCTGAAGAATTGAATCCTCAAGCAGACCTTGCTCAACAGACCAGTCTGTAATTGGTTTCAATAAATCTGAGACTGTCCAATCCTCATTGTGTGCAACGTCAGCAGGAAAAGCTTCATCTAAGCCAAGTACCTCAAGGAGTCGATTTCGCGCGTATTCACGATCCCCTTCACCAAGCAGCTTTTTTGTTGTAGCAAACTCCAGTATATTCTCTATATGATGATGAATTGTCAATACGAACTCTCCCTTCATTTCCCGTTACGCAAGCTCATGTACCCCTGA
The nucleotide sequence above comes from Alkalicoccobacillus plakortidis. Encoded proteins:
- a CDS encoding four-carbon acid sugar kinase family protein; amino-acid sequence: MKVAIIADDITGANDSGVQLAKSGLKTAVWLNNEQETNEPLEAVVIDTDSRAMSQDDAKEAIKSSMDVLATYQPEILFKKVDSTLRGNVGAELYAMIQADKPDYVLLTPSFPESKRTVDKGILYVDGTAIGETEFALNEADPVKDSRIADHVGRQFKGQLLEVPEELWTKAHEKITTWLRQQQTEKGCVFICDATSSHTLKAIAEFAQTSQDHILLAGSAGLSSALEIKSSGVKRQVERKDPTLPILYLVGSMSDISRKQVQQLLKQESAVGIKIDALKAVNEDEFVRASEFERVSKEAHSILEEQKIPVIFSGTERHEIDAVYAYAEEQKIALSIISQRIVSLLAAVGENLTLSHSFQAIVMTGGDTAKALCKRVSVSQLDLIDEFETGIPISIFTGSLAGTYAITKAGAFGTEFTFSNIYQFFMEGTTK
- a CDS encoding sigma-54-dependent Fis family transcriptional regulator — its product is MKAMHITVIAPYEGLQKTVKRVIQQQKQMKYELYLADLQEAIPIIEKVDDKTDLYISRGGTAKIIKAHTSKQVVEIPISGYDILRTLLLIQDEKDGAEIIAFENISSDFYEISQLLGIEVPITSIESENEVEKAVIRAKESGRRVIIGDTVTNQIAQRYGVEGILITSGEESVKQAFEQAETIRQVHHFYDEENQLYKVLAKEIEEPYFIVEEKEIRFKSDTLKKLEKKENLGMMLQALFELNEYEYNQELRHILYSNGKPYQIYVQPLKEKLNHSIVYIRSMEKVIPSFCRWFQTDGLSLPLVLGTDIVLENHFNEVVEKEGPILITSVEGSGERCITEAILANQWAIECDLNKEVDIDLLFSTQMPLFLLHLDQLLPSKQLEIVEAANQYANPVVFFCESQIELRVFEGRVFELPTLSKRLQHDLSFIRAFISRANSRYGKQVIGIKNTSSEIQELSHRHSLVSFRDLIFREIERADSPHILLQVDRAEQEKEGFIHLDLTKSLDEMESEIIQKVLEDEGFNQSKTAKRLNINRTTVWRKLK
- a CDS encoding LysR family transcriptional regulator, whose translation is MNLRWLELFCLIVEEGSISAAGRSAYISQPSVTKYMHYLEEHYGAMLLHRGSGKVTPTEAGRVLYPHAKAIIQDYQNSLESVAFTDHKTKRDLKVGASFTLGEYMMPTVVAAFNQIHDDSDVQVTIQNTRTILKMLEDQQIDLAFVEGEIHTDSLRKQAMIEDKVILVVNPTHPWSKRTHILPQELREERYIAREPKSSTRIIVEKHLMVKQAGLKLEPHLQLNTTQAVKSAVQSGLGYGFLSHYAVQQEIQNGLLVHVPFANLSITRPFWSVVKPLRFEKPIVETFQQLTQQLLKELEPT
- a CDS encoding sulfite exporter TauE/SafE family protein; this translates as MKDCCDMYLILLLIGFASSAYGMMIGAGGGFILVPLLLLIYGLSPEVAAGTGLFIVLISSLSGLYAYVKKRQVLFKMGLLVSVGAVPGTLLGRWLLVGIEAQLFYTAFALLMIGLGVFLMIKSPPKEEVASGNIQSASIHLLPLIGCMIGMLSSFFGVGGGFLLVPILVFAWKLPFHQAAGTSIFALVIYSFVGTVPSYVQGQIDWYIAFWSGIGVLIGSQIGVYVSSRLKAVYLTRLLAILVIGIGISLVV
- a CDS encoding YkvA family protein is translated as MVKHNELPDPSKLSVYQDEFNEKSFWFKIKKYGKKVGAAGVYAVFLLYYTFRKPDLPLKARSTILGALGYFVMPFDFIPDITPIIGYTDDMVALTGALLLVAAYIDDATKDRARTKVKSLFGDDVLGDIQSIDEKIDRDHPKEAP
- a CDS encoding nuclease-related domain-containing protein, producing MKDGHPAQSKINEDLSLREAGYRGERNLDYYLSFLEERDFYFIHDLRLQAESGHFFQMDTVVLHSSFIGIIEAKNTSGNIQFQKSPRQVVRQIQEKEQVISNPHLQVKRQRLQLMDWLLFNGWPLLPIYEFVAFTNPLTKIHSDSPRVTHAEDIPHLLGEQQQRPSSIKLDQKQIQNLSKMLVLSHQKDCSSIVPSYKMSSSDIQTGVQCPKCESLQMRRGIIQGGWQCEMCHNISKDAHIQALEDFLLLVQPTITNRQFRDFLQISSSKTAYRLLSQLSIPRTHSNKHSFYTLSYPLHKR